One genomic region from Amphiprion ocellaris isolate individual 3 ecotype Okinawa chromosome 20, ASM2253959v1, whole genome shotgun sequence encodes:
- the si:ch211-266g18.9 gene encoding transforming growth factor-beta receptor-associated protein 1, translating into MAFKAFTLQQVYEKLAALKERDKSSIQCLECYDRNVYIGTKDATVQHLFLTLGTNGDQSKTREGRARKLGSSSSVTQLRAVPLFNHLLVLWDRCVTALNMFSLEPVPALKKIQHVSLFELCDSSLAAQAACVEMVTSSSRRKVIRIHVVGVDRWEVVKEVPLLQDPVALAVDGTSLCLATSDRYLLCDIQTGSTEELFPHQHSRQHAIVTSVGRGEFLLNGPGYLGMFVMKTGICQRPPLQWPQEVLAAGVCFPYILTLQPQMLSVCSMLDQQHKQTVSLSGAKGLISTSDGALVFTERDVFSLSLVPFEEQIQALVGHERVEEALLLLDGVQSHRPLDSYKELQKAITCLAGFAHFYQEDFSEARDLFIKGELDPREIIRLYPGMQLCLGEDFQSHLDQVNKCRDLQVLWQDDRNTFHHYLAFLGDFLRAVRGTEQGLKCSKEVDGALLRLYVEPGDTENLLQLVDSPNECSLNQCVPVLEQHNRFFALGLLYKSHGLQNDALKTWVKITDGFHQDPSCSDVYGHIVRTLSQLEDKETVWAFADWTLQRNQEIGVQIFTKRPPDDQFETQNVLTFLEKYPLALLLYLEFLIHDLNSEEESYHNRLAVAYVNQTLQEEEETKSDARETRGKLQQMLWDSEFYDISTVYDRVKSTTLHPEKAVLLGRAGEHSTALQLLVHQEKDLQAAEAFCCRAAQGRGSHFRQVLLLNLLQIYLSSEALTGAAVDLLNNHPQLFALEKVIQLLPESWSVQLVSPFIVGSLRKTFHQRQMARVQKALAQAELLRLKVMWMQASQTKFRVEKEQKCSVCQRNLAAPQFARNMQGELMHTSCTGYSAS; encoded by the exons ATGGCTTTTAAAGCATTCACACTACAACAAGTCTACGAAAAGCTAGCAGCCTTGAAAGAGAGGGACAAATCCAGCATCCAGTGCCTTGAGTGTTATGACCGAAATGTGTATATAGGGACCAAAGATGCAACAGTCCAGCACCTCTTTCTTACCCTTGGTACAAATGGAGACCAGAGCAAAACCAGAGAAGGTAGGGCAAGAAAACTAGGCTCAAGCAGCTCAGTAACCCAACTGAGGGCAGTTCCACTTTTCAACCATCTGCTGGTCCTGTGGGACCGATGCGTTACTGCCCTCAACATGTTCTCCTTGGAGCCTGTTCCTGCTCTGAAGAAAATCCAGCATGTGTCTTTGTTTGAACTGTGCGACTCATCGCTGGCAGCGCAGGCAGCATGTGTGGAGATGGTGACGTCCTCCAGCCGCCGGAAAGTGATCCGGATCCATGTGGTGGGAGTTGACAGGTGGGAGGTTGTAAAGGAAGTCCCTCTGCTCCAAGACCCTGTGGCTTTGGCAGTAGATGGTACAAGTCTGTGCCTTGCCACCAGTGACAGGTATCTCCTGTGTGATATCCAGACTGGGAGCACTGAGGAGCTTTTTCCTCATCAGCACAGCAGGCAGCATGCCATCGTCACCTCAGTGGGTCGAGGGGAGTTCCTCCTGAACGGCCCCGGATATTTGG GCATGTTTGTGATGAAGACAGGGATATGCCAGCGCCCTCCCCTGCAGTGGCCTCAGGAGGTGCTGGCAGCCGGAGTCTGTTTCCCTTACATCCTAACCCTGCAGCCCCAAatgctgtctgtctgcagcatgttagatcagcagcacaaacagactGTGAGTCTCAGCGGAGCAAAGGGTCTGATTTCCACATCAG ACGGCGCGTTAGTGTTCACGGAGAGAGACGTTTTCAGCCTGAGCCTGGTGCCGTTCGAAGAGCAAATCCAAGCACTTGTAGGACACGAGAGAGTGGAGGAGGCCTTATTGCTGCTGGATGGAGTTCAAAGCCATCGTCCACTTGACTCATACAAG GAGCTGCAGAAGGCCATCACTTGCCTGGCTGGATTTGCTCATTTTTACCAGGAGGATTTTTCTGAGGCCAGAGATTTATTCAT TAAAGGTGAGCTGGACCCCAGAGAAATCATCCGCCTCTATCCTGGCATGCAGCTGTGTCTCGGCGAGGACTTTCAATCTCATCTTGATCAAGTGAACAAGTGCAGAGATCTCCAGGTGCTCTGGCAGGACGACAGAAACACATTTCATCATtacctggccttcctgggagaCTTTCTCAGAGCAGTCAGAGGCACAGAGCAAGGCCTGAAGTGCAGTAAGGAAGTGGACGGCGCCCTCCTGAGGCTGTATGTAGAACCGGGAGACACTGAGAATCTACTGCAGCTTGTGGATTCTCCTAATGAGTGCAGCCTGAACCAGTGTGTTCCTGTTCTGGAGCAACACAACAG attttttgcatTAGGTTTACTCTACAAGAGCCATGGATTGCAAAATGATGCACTAAAG ACTTGGGTGAAGATTACAGATGGCTTCCACCAAGACCCTTCCTGCTCAGATGTGTATGGACACATAGTGAGGACTCTCAGTCAGCTGGAAGACAAAGAGACTGTGTGGGCATTTGCAGACTGGACTCTGCAACGAAACCAGGAG ATAGGTGTGCAGATTTTCACCAAGCGTCCTCCGGATGATCAatttgagacacaaaatgtcctcaCCTTCTTGGAGAAGTATCCCCTGGCATTGCTTTTGTATCTTGAGTTTTTAATACATGATTTGAATAGTGAG GAGGAGAGCTATCACAACCGTCTGGCCGTGGCATATGTTAATCAGACGCTgcaagaggaagaggaaacaaAGTCAGATGCGAGGGAGACCAGAgggaagctgcagcagatgcTATGGGATTCCGAATTCTATGACATCTCCACTGTGTATG ACAGAGTGAAGTCAACAACCCTACACCCGGAGAAAGCCGTTCTCCTCGGCAGGGCTGGTGAACACTCCACAGCACTGCAGCTGCTTGTTCATCAGGAGAAAGACCTCCAGGCTGCAGAGGCCTTCTGCTGCAGGGCGGCTCAAGGCCGAGGCTCACACTTCAGACAGGTCCTGCTGCTGAACCTGCTCCAGATCTACCTGAGCTCTGAGGCTCTCACAGGTGCTGCTGTGGATCTGCTCAACAACCACCCTCAGCTGTTTGCATTAGAGAAAGTGATCCAGCTGCTTCCTGAATCCTGGTCTGTTCAGCTGGTCTCCCCGTTCATAGTTGGATCTCTGAGGAAAACCTTCCACCAGAGGCAGATGGCAAGGGTGCAAAAGGCTTTGGCCCAGGCCGAGCTCTTAAGGCTCAAGGTCATGTGG ATGCAGGCTTCACAAACAAAGTTCAGAGTGGAAAAGGAGCAGAAGTGCAGTGTTTGTCAGAGAAACCTTGCAGCTCCACAGTTCGCCCGTAACATGCAAGGTGAGCTGATGCACACAAGCTGCACTGGCTACTCTGCATCGTAA
- the fhl5 gene encoding four and a half LIM domains protein 5, whose translation MSISERFDCHYCKDSLLGKKYIMKEDTQYCTKCYENLFANCCEGCSSSIGCNCKDLSYKDRHWHEQCFKCAKCSRSLVEKAFAAKDDLLLCTECYAHDYSSKCSTCKKTIMPGSRKMEYKGNSWHETCFLCHRCQQPIGTKSFIPKDTGYFCVPCFEKQFAYQCCACKKAITTGGVTYQDKPWHRECFLCIGCRKQLSGQRFTSRENYPYCLECFSNLYAKKCVGCTKAITSLAGAKYISFEERQWHSECFTCMQCSVSLVGRGFLTQRDNILCTDCGREK comes from the exons ATGTCTATCAGCGAGCGCTTCGACTGCCATTACTGCAAAGACTCCCTGCTGGGGAAGAAGTACATAATGAAAGAGGACACACAGTACTGCACTAAGTGCTATGAGAACCTGTTCGCTAACTGCTGTGAGGGCTGCTCTTCATCAATTGGCTGTAACTGTAAG GACCTGTCCTATAAGGATCGCCACTGGCATGAGCAGTGCTTCAAGTGTGCAAAGTGCAGCCGCTCTCTGGTGGAAAAGGCCTTTGCTGCCAAGGATGACTTGTTGCTCTGCACTGAGTGCTACGCCCATGATTACTCCTCCAAGTGCAGCACCTGCAAGAAAACCATCATGCCAG GTTCCCGCAAAATGGAATACAAGGGGAACAGCTGGCATGAGACCTGCTTCCTGTGCCACCGCTGCCAGCAGCCAATAGGAACCAAGTCGTTCATCCCCAAAGACACCGGCTACTTCTGTGTTCCCTGCTTCGAGAAGCAGTTTGCTTACCAGTGCTGCGCTTGTAAGAAG GCCATCACAACAGGTGGAGTGACCTACCAAGACAAGCCCTGGCACCGCGAGTGTTTCCTATGCATTGGCTGCAGAAAGCAGCTGTCAGGCCAGCGCTTCACCTCCAGGGAAAATTACCCCTACTGCCTCGAATGTTTCAGCAACCTGTATGCAAAGAAGTGTGTGGGCTGCACCAAAGCCATCACCA GTCTGGCTGGGGCCAAGTACATCTCCTTCGAGGAACGCCAGTGGCACAGTGAGTGTTTCACCTGCATGCAGTGCTCCGTGTCACTGGTGGGACGTGGATTTCTCACCCAGCGCGACAACATTTTGTGCACTGACTGCGGGAGGGAGAAATAA
- the fut9a gene encoding 4-galactosyl-N-acetylglucosaminide 3-alpha-L-fucosyltransferase 9: MSSAPFHRILRPLLLGTFILGCFVTLFLMYFKPSTSWLSGPVESTVSTDRVKNLFSTKSDKNVTTVLIWLWPFGQTYDLSVCSSLFNIEGCFITADRNLYNKSDGVVIHHRDICTDLSNLPPLQRPSFQKWIWMNLESPSHSSQLPGIENLFNLTLNYRQDADIEVPYGSIVAAEGEEDFVPPSKNKLICWIVSNWNQDHVRVKYYNELYKHIEVHAYGQAFGEYISDQDYFPTIASCKFYLAFENSIHKDYITEKLYNPLSVGTVPVVLGPPRQNYENFIQGDAFIHVDDFTSPKELADYLLLLDKNEEMYLRYFEWRRHFKVKKAYFWAEHTCLACDYLRRHKEYKAFNNLDKWYWGG, encoded by the coding sequence ATGTCATCTGCACCTTTCCACAGAATCCTACGACCCCTTCTGCTCGGCACTTTCATCCTGGGATGCTTTGTGACTctgtttttgatgtattttaaacCATCTACCAGCTGGTTATCTGGTCCCGTAGAGTCGACAGTATCCACAGACCGGGTCAAGAACCTTTTCTCCACCAAGAGCGACAAAAACGTCACCACAGTGCTCATCTGGCTCTGGCCCTTCGGACAAACCTACGACCTGAGCGTCTGCAGCTCCCTCTTCAACATCGAGGGTTGCTTCATCACTGCGGACAGAAACCTCTACAACAAGTCAGATGGGGTCGTCATCCATCACCGAGACATCTGCAccgacctgtcaaacctgccgCCGCTCCAGCGTCCGTCTTTCCAGAAGTGGATATGGATGAACTTGGAGTCGCCGTCGCACTCGTCCCAGCTTCCCGGGATAGAGAACTTATTCAATCTGACTCTGAATTACCGTCAGGATGCTGACATTGAAGTGCCTTATGGGTCCATCGTAGCAGCAGAGGGCGAGGAGGACTTTGTGCCACCCAGCAAAAACAAGCTGATCTGCTGGATCGTGAGCAACTGGAACCAGGACCACGTGCGGGTAAAATACTATAATGAGCTGTACAAACACATTGAAGTTCACGCGTATGGACAAGCCTTCGGGGAGTACATCTCTGACCAAGACTACTTCCCCACCATCGCCAGCTGTAAGTTCTACCTGGCTTTTGAGAACTCCATCCACAAGGACTATATCACTGAGAAACTGTACAACCCTCTCTCTGTCGGGACAGTGCCAGTAGTTCTCGGCCCGCCCAGGCAGAACTACGAGAACTTTATCCAGGGAGACGCCTTCATCCACGTGGACGACTTCACCTCGCCCAAGGAGCTGGCCGATTACCTGCTGCTCCTGGACAAGAACGAGGAAATGTACCTCAGGTACTTTGAGTGGCGGCGACACTTTAAAGTAAAGAAGGCCTATTTCTGGGCAGAGCACACATGCCTGGCATGTGATTACCTGCGTAGGCACAAGGAGTACAAAGCATTCAATAACCTTGACAAGTGGTACTGGGGCGGATAG